The region TTGTTGTTCAGACATGAGACATGCATAAGCATTGTTAATGCTTTTAAATGCTATTATTCATCGCAAGTTAAAGAGGGTCTTATATTTACACTTTAGGATTGGGGCAATTGGGCACCAAGTGTTGAATCAAAAGATCCGTCTTTTGATTGTGGAAGCCATTTTTGAAGCATCCAAGTTGCTATATGTGCTTATGTTTTACGGAAATTTGTCGAGTAGTGCGTTTCGCGTTTCATTTCCGTTTTTTGGAGATGCTTCTATAACTCCGAAAAATTATATTCATATCCTTTGCTTGTAAAAATGTCGTTTCACCATATCCATTTTAGTATCTCCCGTTTTAACATTTCTATTTCTGTGCAATATAGACTTGTATTCTAGTAATTTGTTTTCTGTTGACCATCTCCTTTTGCTGTCTTCTGCAGTCGTGTTGCAGAAGCTGCTCCGCGTAAAGCCATTGTGCTCCCGGTGAGTGGGAGCGAAGTAGGCATTCAGTTAAGACAGCAGGATTTAACTTGGAAAGATTTTCTTTCCACTGTTAATCACCTAACAAGGTAATGACTGAACTGTGATTTTCCAgtggtatgtaaaatattaccgtTACTATTATATTACAGTAGATAACTATGTTGCACAAAAATTTATCGAGTCCTTCGTTTCcgcatttcattttttttgtccgTAAACGCTTCTAAGACTAcaaattgtatatttataacgattttttttataaaaaattgtttGGCTGTTTCACGTGTCAGCATTCCTGTGTTCCTGCATTtttgtttccgtgcaacatataTCGACAATGCAGCCTTTTTAATCTTGTTTCCAACTGTATGATACCTAGTTTCCAACTTGATGATCAGTCTTTCTCTGCAGACCTAGTCAGTTTTCTCCTGTCTATCAATCAGCAGATTCTACAACTAATATACTATTTTCTTCTGGAACCACAGGTAAAAGAAAGATTATTTTGATAGAGTTCAGTAATTTCCAGTCAACAAGTAATTTTCTGATGTATATTTGATACGAATCAGGAGAACCAAAAGCCATTTTATGGACACAACTTTCACCAATCCGTTGTGCTAGTGATGCGTGGGCTCACATTGATGTTCAAGTTGATGATGTTTACTGCTGGCCAACAAATTTGGGATGGGTGATGGGACCAATTTTACTTTACTCCTGCTTCCTAACTGGTGCTACTCTTGCTCTCTTTCACGGATCTCCTCTCGGCCGTCAGTTTGGAAAATTTGTTCAGGTAACATCACCACTTTCTAGTATTTTGCTGCAGTTAAACTCAGTCTAGTTCATGACATCAAATTACGCTTGCTTCAACATGAAGCTATTGCTTTCCGTAAAGTGGTAGTAACATACTTGAAACTAGTCAGTTTGGTTGACTTTTTGGTTCGATTTACATAAAAATGAActgattgtttttttattttcaatagaaccaaaccaaaatttgtcggtttggttcggttattcGATTTGATTCGATTTTTGCACATTCCTACTTGAAACAAAATATAATGGATTAAACTTCAGGAACTTCAATTTTGATGAGATATTTTCAATGAAAACTCATGAAAAACTCATAGCTATTACTCATTTCATTAGATCCACTTCCACTTTGGTATTGGCAGCGGAGTATTTCGCTTGACTTTTCCGAGGCAGATcgaaaaacaaaaggaaaatataaagaaatagaaatagaaagatattatttcataaatttatgcTTTAATAATAAAGTTGTTGACTGTACTGCATATTACATTTTGTTGTTTAAACACTATCCTTTGCAGGTCTACCACAGCCTTAACATAATCCTTTGGCCTACGAAAATTATATGAAAGTTTTGAATAgtggttatatatatatttctaattcatcattaaaatggtaaaacacaTGTGAATTTGACCAATTAGTGAAATTGTTCTAAATTTAATAGTTATCTTTTAAATTGAGctaaaattattgaattttaaagtTTCAATAGGAATtataaaaggtgaaaaagtttaaattttttgaaccaTTAAGCCTAATCCTTTTTATACTTTGTTCAGGATGCTGGAGTTACTATTTTGGGTACAGTGCCGAGTCTGGTAAAAGCTTGGAAGAGTACCAACTGTATGAAAGGGCTAGACTGGAAAAAGATAAGGTAGCCTTATTCTTGAACATTGAAGTCTAAAATTTTCCAGAAACAAGACTTGAGAATTTCTTTTAATCACAGAACCTTTTGTTCAACTGGGGAAGCGTCGAATGTTGACGACGACCTTTGGCTGTCTTCAAGAGCTGATTACAAGCCTATTATTGAATGCTGTGGAGGCACTGAGCTCGCATCATCGTATATCCAAGGATCTCGGCTGCAGCCACAAGCCTTTGGTGCATTCAGCACCGCGTCAATGACAACAGGCTTTGTCATCCTTGATGACAATGGAGTTCCTTATGTAACAACTCTTTACTTCTCATTCCATACACTGTTAAACCATTTTCATTTTGATCTAATCGATCCATCGAACaactgaattttattttgattaaaatatgtATCTATGTGGCAGCCGGATGGTGAACCTTGTGTCGGTGAAGTAGGTTTGTTTCCGCTATACCTAGGAGCAAGTGAAAGATTGCTTAATGCTGATCATTATCAAGTTTACTTCAAGGGAATGCCAACATTCAAAGGAATGGTACGCTTACGTTTCTCATCCTCAACTCAATCCTATGTTTGGAAATATTTTTGTGGGGAAAGAAaatgaatattatatttttatcatttttcatcaattttatcTTCAACCGAACAATAGAAAACTTGGAATATTataaaatgtgaatttttttagcCCGAATTATTCTCATCTGGAGTTAGTGGACAGTTCAACTCGCATTCTGCATTTATAGAaattataattctaaaattgaatattatatctaCTTCACTCAAGAACACTAAAGTTGTTCTTTCTCAAATTTTGCAGAGCCTTAGGAGACATGGAGACATTGTTAAGAGGACAGTTGGAGACTATTTCATTGTGCAAGGCAGAGCTGATGACACCATGAATCTTGGTGGCATTAAGGTATCTCATTTGCTTCgagttttagtattttttttttctaagcaAAACTGATTTCAAACCAAACTGGTCGGTTCAGTTGATAGTTTGATTCGCCTTGGTTTTTATCTGTTTGGTTTGTAACTAAACTAAACTgtcattttttacttttaaaatcgaACTAAACTTGAAAGTCGAGTTTTTATAGTGTCTAACCAACCAAACCATTTGGTTGTGTTTTTGCACACCGCTTTGTCTAGTGGGCCAATCATTTTCATTTAGTTTTATATGTTTTGCCTAAGTTTAAGAAGTATAAAATTTGGAATGTCTTGCAATGCAGACAAGTTCTATCGAAATTGAGCGTGTATGTGATCGGGCTGATGAAAGCATCATGGAAACTGCTGCAATTAGCGTAGCGCCAGGTGATGGCGGTCCAGAGCTCTTGGTAATATTTGTAGTTGTAAAGAAAGGTTATAATGGTGAACCAGACAAGTTTAAAGTGAAGTTCTCCAAAGCCATACAAACAAACCTTAATCCGCTATTTAAGGTTAGACCTTTTTCTTGCGTTTTACGCATCATGGACCGTTAATATATCTGTTAGTAAATGATTGTTTTCAGGTGAGTTTTGTTAAAATTGTTACCGAGTTCCCTCGAACTGCTTCCAACAAGTTATTGAGGAGGGTATTGAGGGATCAAATGAAGCATGAGCTATCCGGTCGGAGTAAAATCTAGTGGGATGGAGCGCCTACGTCGCATGTACATCCACTATGAGAATTTTACTATCACTTCTCTATGATTAAGTTAAGATTGCTATATttactttgaattttaaaatttactgtttttttatgataaattagttaTGTTATTAAAATTTCCTTATATGGAGGATTCAATtatctaatatttaaaatagggAGAAATAATGAGATCTTAAAAGAGATAATCCATAAAGAAGTCCCTGCccttttatcattttaaattttaaatccctgcacttttatcattttaaatttaaattcttgcACTTTGAATAGTGCATTGCAAGTCCCTGCACTTGCATAACACATTTAGAGTAGGTCCCTGttttaaatcaccaaaatttTAACTCTAAAAAAAAGACAGATTTGGTTCCTAAAATATTTAGACAGCATTACTGACAAGCACAAAAAGAAAAACTAGTTTCAAATTAGtccatatattttataattttcaaataagaagcGAATAAACTTGTGAAATAGTACATATAATACtatttgaataattattaattaaatcaagTTTAATTTAGCTAGTTTAATGGGAAATCCAGCCGAGAGTTCAGACTCTAGTAATCCATCAGAATTGACTTCGCTACACAACGTGCAAAGCGAAGTGCACCAACTCTTTGAACATTTTCATGCAAAAGGAATTTTAGGAGATTCACCAGAAAAAAGATATACTTTAGTAAATGAAGTAGGAAAATTGGTAAATGAAAGGTTAGACGCAATCGAAAgggaaaaagaattaaaaaagggtaaaatgacaaataactggaaaaaaattcttcaattaaaaaaagaaaaaattgttccTTTTATTGCAGATCCGGCAACTAAAGCAGCCAACATGAACAATAATAATTTGACAAgacgttagaatttttttaggATTGGTAGAAGAAACTCATCTGCATATAGATGATAGAACTTTTAATGAGTTAGTCTCTACGAAAAGAACAATGTACAAACCCAATCATCCTGATAGGACAAAAGAAGAATTTGTACGTAGGGATAACCCTTTGACACCGGTAATTAGCCCGACGACATTTCTCAACTTAGATTGTGAAAAATATGCGTATGAGAAAATAGATGAGTGGATTACTATGATTAGATCTACGGTAAAATCAGGTGGTTACCCTCTTAGAGGTGCCTAAGAATTGTGCAAAGCCACCATGGTTGGCAATGCTAAAAAATATTGGGAATCACTTATAGCTCACAGTCGAATCAAAGAAGAAATTGATAGAGAAGTGTTTGCTGATGGAGTTCTAGCTATAGTGGTTGCCTTGAAAAGAGAATTTTGTGGTTTCTCGTTGTCCACTGAGTCATTAGAAAAAGAACAATTTTTAATGGATTTAATGAAACTACAAATCTTTGACATGTGCTATTTTGATAACTTTGCCTGTGAATTtccaaaatattattataatttagacTTGACAGCCCAAAACTACATGTTAGAATTATTTTTTGCTATTCTTCCGGATCCTTGGCCGGGAATAGCAAAGACTGCATTTAAAGTTCTCTTAAATGAAGACAGAGTGGTCAATGGTTTATGAGGAAGGATACAAGTAGTGAAATATGTTATGAGAAAAGCATGCACATAACTCCAAGTAAGGCAAGACGCAAAACGTCTTCCTtatttaaacaagagttgttgtTCTCAGATTGAGTATGTTCCAGGAAGGTATGGATGTTCTTCTGGAACATAAGAAAAATCCAGAACAGGATAttcttcaaaaaagaaaagtttcaaACGATATAGACAGAGAAGAATATCGAGAAAAGATAGAGATGACAAGAGAAAGTCTGATAGACCATCTTATTCGTAAAAAGATTACGGCACGAGCCGTCGCTGCATCAGCAGGTACACCCCATATGAAGAGAATAACCATTAGAGGAACGACAATAAGTATACCAACGGCTATCGATCAAGGTATGGCGACAAAGCTGAGGCATTCACACCGTTAAACACCACAAGAGCGAATGTTCTGATGTGGGTCAAAGAAAACCGGACACCTGTGACATGGCCCAAGAAGATGATCCATAGAACCGGGACAAGAGATGAAAATCGATGCTGCAAATTCCATGAAGACTACGAGCATGACACAGAGGAGTGCTACGACCTAAAAAAAGAGATAGAGAAGATGATGGAATCAGGAGCATTAAGGAAGTTCACAAGCCACAAAGAGGAAAAAGAGCAACGAAAGGAAGGAACCGACAAGGAGGAGAAAAAGGAAGAGGAAAAGGGAAGGAAAAAAGAGCTCGTGGGAGTCATCAACGTTATAGTTGGGAGAAAAAGCATGAGAGAGGGTAGACAGGACGGAGATAAAAAGGGTAATCACCTTTTCGACAGAAGATGGAATGCACATAAAAAGGACcacataacgacgcgttagtggcAGAAGAAATTATCAACAACTTCCTAGTCATGAAGCTGCTAGTAGATGACGAAAGCACGGTAAACCTGATGACATGAGAGGCGTACAAAGGGATCGGTGGAGCACTAGGAAAGCTCAAACATTGTCTGGTGCCGATAGTAGGGCTCGGAGGAACGCCCATCCAACCCAAAGGATTGGCGGAACTAATGATAGAGTTCAGAAGAGGAGGAAGAGAGACGAAGGAAATTAAAACATCGTTCTCGGGCGTGGACATGCCGTTGGCTTACAACGGAATACTAGGGAGACCGTTTCTACACGACTTCGGAGCAATCACCAGCATCCGCTACCTGAtaatgaaaataccaaccgcAGGAGGAGTTATCAATGTTAAAGGGGACCAGGAAGTAGCTTCCAAATGCTACACTATTGCCATGAAGGAAACAATTGGTAGAACACCATTCCAAAAGGAAAAGTCAAAGATCGAAGGCCAAAAGGATAAAGATAGTAACCTTCATTTTTGTTATCATTAAAATCTCCATGTCAATTTCAATACAATCAaagttctcttttttttttatcaaagtaataaaatgcaaaaaacaACAATGACAACAACAGCAACAGACGGAAGAtgcaaacaaatccatacaaaCAATCGacaaaagagatacatatctcatAAGGCAATGGCCAACCAAAAGAGATGCATATCTCTCAAGgcaaaaaccaaacaaaaagaGATGCATATCTCTTATGGCAATAGACAAACaaaaagagatacatatctcctTAAAAGGCAACGACAAACTAAAATAGAGATACACATCTCCTAAGAATAACAACAAAACAACATAAAATGCATACTCTTAAAGGCAACAAAAACACAAGGGAGGAACGGAGCCAGCAAAGAAAACGACAGCCACAAAAGGAAAAACGCTCCATAAAGAAACGATCAAACAACCGGAAAATGTAACACAAAAATAAGCAACATACAAGCAAGAGAAGACAAATCGGTTAAACAAACCAGAAACAACGCAAAGAAGTATTATTAAAATACATATGTGGCACTGAAGGAGGCCCCACTCTCCAGAAATTACAAAACAAgaacaataaaacaaaaaaaagagagagaagaaaCATAAAAATGGCCAGATTGAATCCCCAATCAAACACCATCGGTAGAAGAAGGAAAAGAACCGGCCACCGAAGATGAGGGAGCAAAGGAAAAAGCAGCAGAGGAAAGGGCAGGAGAAGTCGAGCCCACGACTAAGGAAAAAACGGGAGACACACCCCTATGAGAAGGAAAAGCGCCAACCGAGGTCTCAATCGCAGACTTCTGGGCTGCCAAGGCGAAGAGGCACTAGTTACGAAACTGAGACAGATCAATATAAAGGAAGGAAAAGTCCGCCACCGGATACTCCTTCAAAATAACCGATCTAATAGACCGACAGTTATGTTGAAACATCAGAGGAACTACACCAGTAGCCTCCTCTAGCTAATTCTCTAGGGCCTGGTTATGCAACTCTAAACGAGAGCGCTCTGCCTCCACCTCCGCCCAATCTAAACAAAAATTGTTTAGAGCAGCCTCTAAATCCGCAATTTGATTCTCCTGCGACTGAGAAGAATTCTGCAACAACTCCACCCGTTTGCCCCGCCGATCAAGTTGCTTCTCCAACGAGGTCGCAATAACGGTCTTCTCACAAAGATCAGTCCTCAAAGACTCATTGGAAGCCTTCAAGGAGATGATTTCCTCCGCCTGCCGTTGGCTCGACTCTCGCAGCCTCTTCAAGGCCGCGGACATCTATTCAAACTGGGAGTCAACCTATGACCGAGAATTAGCATAAGCCGAAAGACGAGTCTGGTCGTCCTCCAGCCGGCGGACATCATCAAGAAGACAAAAACAACTGGCACAAATAGATGGCGCACCTCCCACGCCAGGAACTTGCCCATAAACAGGTAACGGACACTGACTTCAAAGATAAGCAGATACGACATTCCTAATGTGATTAGAATCAAGTGGGAACCTTTCGGCAAGATGAAACAGTCACGATCGAAAACGCTACCCTTAAACACAAAAGTAGAGCAAGGGACGTCCAGACGTAGGCGAGAGGCGGGCTCCAAGGAAGAATCCGAAGGGCCGGTAGCAGGGCACTTCTTGGTTCGCTCGGTGGAAACATAAGGAAGAGAAGCGGAGGATCTAGTAACTGGAGAAGACATCACCACCACTGACACAGAGTCTGTAGCAATAGAAGAAAGGGCCCCAGAAGAAGCAACCACAGGTAAAACCGCTGGGAGAGAGGACAGAGAGGCAGCATCCGTTGAAGGAGGAAGGTCGCCAGTTGAAGCGGTAGGCCCATCCTCGTTGTCAGACAAGAGGGAAATAAAGGGTGTAAGCAGTCTATCAAGCAGAGGAGGGCTAGATATAATGGTGACCTCATCGTCACTCAGCATACCCGCATCAATATCGTCGAAAATGTTTTTGGCCATTCtgataaaaaaaggaaaaacgaaAGCAGAAGAAAGATGAAGAGGGAATCCCAAAAGaagtaaagaaaagaaatgtTAAAGAAGGGAACTATTTATAAGCTTTCCTTGTAAGgcaaagagaaaaataaaagggcAAAAGAGGCAAAATGCAGAAGGTAATAAATGGCAATAAAATAACCACAACCACTATGACACCAGAATAGAAGAGGCACAGGCAACCCAACCGTCAAAAGCAACCAGGATAAAGAAGCACAAGGCGTGAAAAAAGAGGAAAATTCAGAAAGATGTGAAAGCTATAAATGCACTATCACACGACACTATAAATACAAGAGACAGAAATAAGAAAATCACACGCAAAAAGGGAAGGCCAAAGAGTGGAGGCTTGTTGAGCCTTTTTGTAGCTTGCTTGGAGTGGGTTAAACAAAACCAGACAACCAAATCAAGCTACAAAAAGCGCAGGAAAAACCCAAAAGTGAAAAAGAGGAGAAACAGACGAAGACTGTTCCGGCCTACACAAAACATGGAGTCTCCCTGAGCCTATTTGTAGTCTATGTTGGTTGggttaaacaaaaccaagcaacCAAAATATGCTACAAAAAGCACAGGAAGAATccaaaagaaaagagaagaagGAAAATGAAGTCGTACCGACCGCCTCAAACTTCCGGAAGAAGACGCAGATGCTGGCGATTTCGTAGCAAAGCCAACGGAAACAACACCAACAAAAGAAGAACATAACAAGACAAGAACGAAAAGCAACATAGATCGCAATGATCAAAACTCAACAAAAATACCCAGCCATTACAATAACTCGTTGGAgggattaatgatggaataaacaaataaacaaagggAAAATGAAGGAACCACAAATCCCACATCGCccaagaaagaaagaaaagacaaAGCGCACCACAAACACTATTAAAGGGGAACGAAGCCATGGGTCCAAGATACGCAATCCGAAAAAACAAACGTCCCATTTGCTAAACCATTTGTCTTATTAAATATACTAAAACAGATATTCGAGTTCCGATACTCAAGACCCTAAGTCCCTTTCTCAAAATCAGATCCTGAGTCACAAACCACATCCAACATCCAGATTTATGAAATACGAGTTTAACTAATAAAATGGAAGTTTAGCTCAATCCTAACTCTAAACCATCTCATCACTTCACACTATTTTACCATTCTTGTATATCAAAAACTTTACCCTTTCAAAAACCCAACATACTATAGACTCTAGAAAGCCTAACCCTAATCTCACCCCTATAAATATAGCCCCTGGACGCCAAGCTAAAGGTCGGCAATTAAACACCAGAAAAAGCATAGAAACCATAGGAAAAATCCTACCCTGGCCGAACCAAACAccccacacacacacacacaaacacTAGTAAATTCCAGTCAATCAATTAGACGCTTTAATCATTCAAAATCGCACTGTTACATATCGACCTGAAGTTGGATTCCACAATTGGATCACTAGAAAACAAGCCAAGGACTCTGAACGGTACTTTTAAGGACCCAAACATgtctttatcattttttatgtcATGTTAATCATAATTGCTGAATATTTATGTATTAGGATGCATGATTAGCTTACTGGATTATTTTGCTGTAGAACCGTTAAAATTGACGTAACTGCTGATTTTGGTTCTTAATATAATTTCCATTAAAATTATCGTGTTTTATGCcatgttttcaaaattttattaatttcggtTGTAGGTTGCATGTCAGAGATAAACTGCCTTACTATGcgttttttatgttaaaaaacaGTCTATAAAAGTATGTTTAAGGACGATTAATGCATGTTTAATTGTCATATTTCAATTACAGTTCGTATTAGAATGTTTCTTATATGTTTTGATGCACGTTTGAGCTGTTTTTGCATGTTCCTGAGACAAAGAAAATAGTCCCTGAACTCACCCAGACCGGGGCCGATGCAGGTTCACAACGGTGCCGCCGCCACTCACAGTGGCTCCATGATCGTCATTCCTCCCTAATGCTTTTGACTCCGTGTCAATCTTGTTTGTGTATTTTTGAGctcatttaaactcaaaattgggtccCGTTTGAACCCACGTGTATGGATTTAGTTGTATAATCATACTCTATATTGTAATGGGCCTATATCTATTTAATTTGGGCATCAAAGCCCAAAATTATATCCCATTAAGCCAACCGGGCCCTAAAGCCCGCTATCGACGAAACTAGAAACTTCTAGAAGAATTTTGGGTTCATCCAAACTCAAAATCGAAGAGACAAAAAAATTCCAGAAGAAATTTCAGGTTCATCGCGGTTCAAACCCTTGCAACTTTATCGACGAGACGAAGAAGTTTCGTGGTCTCCTCGAGACCTAATTCTGACC is a window of Mercurialis annua linkage group LG2, ddMerAnnu1.2, whole genome shotgun sequence DNA encoding:
- the LOC126670729 gene encoding probable CoA ligase CCL12 isoform X1, coding for MIRSKMYEKSIGEVGVDDILHAADFSIQQAKQFHKILNQTIDLSSKGSDPKLVWQNIVQKKILKPWHPHGLHQLLYYSVYAHWDSTLHGPPLYWFPSLPQAKCTNLGRMMEVYGPKFLGALYKDPITSFSLFQKFTVQHPEAYWSVVLKELSVVFHEAPKCILDTSDKSKIGGTWLLGAALNISECCLQPASHPTKSDDSVAIVWGDESDDISINQMTLKELREQVMLVANALAATFRKGDAIAIDMPMTVNAVIIYLAIILAGFVVVSIADSFAAKEIATRLRIANAKAIFTQDFIVRGGRKFSLYSRVAEAAPRKAIVLPVSGSEVGIQLRQQDLTWKDFLSTVNHLTRPSQFSPVYQSADSTTNILFSSGTTGEPKAILWTQLSPIRCASDAWAHIDVQVDDVYCWPTNLGWVMGPILLYSCFLTGATLALFHGSPLGRQFGKFVQDAGVTILGTVPSLVKAWKSTNCMKGLDWKKIRTFCSTGEASNVDDDLWLSSRADYKPIIECCGGTELASSYIQGSRLQPQAFGAFSTASMTTGFVILDDNGVPYPDGEPCVGEVGLFPLYLGASERLLNADHYQVYFKGMPTFKGMSLRRHGDIVKRTVGDYFIVQGRADDTMNLGGIKTSSIEIERVCDRADESIMETAAISVAPGDGGPELLVIFVVVKKGYNGEPDKFKVKFSKAIQTNLNPLFKVSFVKIVTEFPRTASNKLLRRVLRDQMKHELSGRSKI
- the LOC126670729 gene encoding probable CoA ligase CCL12 isoform X2, whose protein sequence is MTLKELREQVMLVANALAATFRKGDAIAIDMPMTVNAVIIYLAIILAGFVVVSIADSFAAKEIATRLRIANAKAIFTQDFIVRGGRKFSLYSRVAEAAPRKAIVLPVSGSEVGIQLRQQDLTWKDFLSTVNHLTRPSQFSPVYQSADSTTNILFSSGTTGEPKAILWTQLSPIRCASDAWAHIDVQVDDVYCWPTNLGWVMGPILLYSCFLTGATLALFHGSPLGRQFGKFVQDAGVTILGTVPSLVKAWKSTNCMKGLDWKKIRTFCSTGEASNVDDDLWLSSRADYKPIIECCGGTELASSYIQGSRLQPQAFGAFSTASMTTGFVILDDNGVPYPDGEPCVGEVGLFPLYLGASERLLNADHYQVYFKGMPTFKGMSLRRHGDIVKRTVGDYFIVQGRADDTMNLGGIKTSSIEIERVCDRADESIMETAAISVAPGDGGPELLVIFVVVKKGYNGEPDKFKVKFSKAIQTNLNPLFKVSFVKIVTEFPRTASNKLLRRVLRDQMKHELSGRSKI